In Anopheles merus strain MAF unplaced genomic scaffold, AmerM5.1 LNR4000322, whole genome shotgun sequence, one DNA window encodes the following:
- the LOC121602152 gene encoding uncharacterized protein LOC121602152 translates to MYSPEETPIIEEQRRLSQNGVLNTGFLHPQPPQHTPSDLSPLQQTLQLLQQQLAQQQQQMAQQQQLLSQLVQQQQQQQPPTPDLQFVPKPSNPELILEALASNISEFRYDPEAGVTFESWYTRYVDLFREDASRLDDAAKVRLLGRKLGTAEHARFSNFILPRAPRDFSFNEMVEKLTVLFGKMESVLSKRFKFLNITKTRTEDLLAFTCRVNKACVDAEFSSMTEEDFKCLILVCGLKDESVQDIRMKQLAAIEDRKNATLELLAADCQRLVRVKADSAMIATDTSCEEYDWTRED, encoded by the exons ATGTACAGCCCAGAAGAGACGCCGATCATCGAGGAGCAACGTCGTCTCTCACAAAATGGGGTCCTGAACACAGGGTTCCTTCACCCCCAGCCACCGCAGCACACGCCATCGGATTTATCGCCGCTGCAGCAAACGCTGCAGCTTTTACAACAGCAATtggcccaacagcagcagcaaatggcacagcaacagcaactgtTATCGCAGCtcgtgcaacaacaacagcagcagcagccaccgaCCCCCGATCTGCAATTTGTGCCAAAACCGAGCAATCCGGAGTTGATACTGGAAGCCCTCGCCAGTAATATTAGTGAGTTCCGGTACGATCCAGAAGCGGGAGTAACCTTCGAATCATGGTACACGCGGTATGTAGATTTGTTTCGTGAAGATGCTTCTCGCTTGGATGACGCCGCCAAGGTTCGACTCCTGGGACGTAAGCTTGGAACCGCTGAACACGCCCGGTTTagtaattttattttgccGCGTGCACCGCGAGATTTCAGCTTCAACGAAATGGTGGAAAAGCTTACCGTCCTGTTCGGCAAAATGGAGTCGGTGTTAAGCAAACGTTTCAAGTTTCTTAATATTACCAAAACGCGCACCGAGGATCTGCTAGCATTTACCTGTCGAGTTAATAAAGCGTGCGTCGATGCAGAATTTTCTTCGATGACGGAGGAAGATTTTAAGTGCCTCATCCTCGTATGCGGATTAAAGGACGAAAGCGTACAGGACATAAGAATGAAACAGTTAGCCGCCATTGAAGACAGGAAGAACGCCACCCTAGAGCTGCTAGCAGCAGATTGTCAACGTTTAGTGCGTGTAAAAGCTGATAGCGCTATGATCGCTACGGACACTA GTTGCGAAGAGTACGATTGGACCAGGGAGGATTAG